One genomic segment of Pseudonocardia sp. T1-2H includes these proteins:
- a CDS encoding epoxide hydrolase family protein, whose translation MTTIEQQTGSAIRPFSVAIPQDALDDLRRRLAAIRWPSRELVDDRSQGVQLATMQALCRYWASEYEGRRVESRLNALPQSTTEIDGVDIHFVHVRSRHEDALPLIMTHGWPGSVMEMLDSVGPLTDPTAHGGSPEDAFDLVLPSLPGYGFSGQPTEVGWDLVRTARAWAELMTRLGYDRYVAQGGDVGAGVTDAMGRLGPDGLVGIHTNLLVPALNDPASLPADGEAERAALAAIKTFQTSGNGYFVEQATRPQTIGYGLVDSPVALAAWMLDHDTDAYYKIARAFVGGGHRATSRGTTCWTTSRPIG comes from the coding sequence GTGACCACCATCGAGCAGCAGACCGGCAGCGCCATCCGTCCGTTCTCCGTCGCGATCCCGCAGGACGCGCTCGACGACCTGCGCCGTCGCCTCGCGGCGATCCGCTGGCCGAGCAGGGAGCTGGTCGACGACAGGTCGCAGGGCGTGCAGCTGGCGACGATGCAGGCGCTGTGCCGCTACTGGGCCAGCGAGTACGAGGGCCGCCGGGTCGAGTCGCGGCTCAACGCGCTGCCGCAGTCCACCACGGAGATCGACGGGGTGGACATCCACTTCGTGCACGTGCGGTCGCGGCACGAGGACGCGCTACCGCTGATCATGACCCACGGCTGGCCGGGCTCGGTCATGGAGATGCTGGATTCGGTAGGCCCGCTCACGGACCCCACCGCGCACGGCGGCTCGCCCGAGGATGCGTTCGACCTGGTGCTGCCCTCGCTCCCCGGGTACGGCTTCTCCGGGCAGCCGACTGAGGTCGGCTGGGATCTCGTCCGCACCGCGCGGGCCTGGGCCGAGCTGATGACCCGCCTCGGCTACGACCGCTACGTGGCCCAGGGCGGCGACGTCGGCGCCGGCGTCACCGACGCCATGGGGCGGCTGGGCCCCGACGGGCTGGTCGGCATCCACACCAACCTGCTGGTGCCGGCTCTGAACGACCCCGCGTCGCTCCCGGCAGACGGCGAGGCGGAACGCGCGGCGCTGGCCGCGATCAAGACCTTCCAGACCAGTGGTAACGGCTACTTCGTCGAGCAGGCCACCCGCCCGCAGACCATCGGCTACGGGCTGGTGGACTCACCGGTCGCGCTCGCGGCCTGGATGCTCGACCACGACACGGACGCCTACTACAAGATCGCCCGTGCGTTCGTCGGCGGGGGGCATCGGGCAACCTCACGCGGGACCACGTGCTGGACAACATCACGGCCTATTGGCTGA